In one window of Halomarina pelagica DNA:
- a CDS encoding NAD(P)H-dependent oxidoreductase → MLNLPSQLTALDDPIRVGVIGAGLFGSNLIDQVERVTGMTTAAIADIDREKAIETFERNGVAGDAVRLVDGTDEADEAMADGDRVVIGDGVDLARADVDVVVEATGVPEVGARHAFVGLTSGTHVVMVTVEADTVVGPILSRIAERNDTTYSMAYGDQPSLIVELCDWAETVGLDVVAAGKGNPYLEENHHATPDDIFDRIGFEEEFVERQNLNPRMYNSFFDGTKVAVEMCAVANATGLKPDVPRMHLPTAEIPEIPEKLRPKTDGGILESSGVVDTVSSLYPDGSEVDEDVSFGVFVVTTTPEPRVREYLDQYAGTGLYTASDGKYQVFYRPFHLPGLETPVSVANAALRNEPTGTPRERVGEVVGAAKRPLEPGDELDGGGGYTVYGVLVDADDADAERYVPFEILDGATVTSEVGSDEIVTYDDVELDGDSFIYHLRQVQDSTL, encoded by the coding sequence ATGTTGAACCTACCCTCACAACTGACAGCCCTCGACGACCCGATCCGCGTCGGCGTCATCGGCGCGGGACTCTTCGGGTCGAACCTGATAGATCAGGTCGAGCGGGTAACCGGCATGACCACGGCCGCCATCGCCGACATCGACCGCGAGAAGGCCATAGAGACGTTCGAGCGCAACGGCGTCGCCGGCGACGCCGTACGACTGGTCGACGGGACCGACGAGGCCGACGAGGCGATGGCCGACGGCGATCGGGTCGTCATAGGCGACGGGGTCGATCTCGCCCGGGCCGACGTGGACGTGGTCGTCGAGGCGACGGGCGTCCCCGAGGTGGGTGCCAGACATGCGTTCGTCGGCCTCACCTCCGGGACGCACGTCGTCATGGTGACCGTCGAGGCGGACACCGTCGTCGGCCCGATACTCTCGCGGATAGCCGAGCGCAACGACACGACCTACTCGATGGCCTACGGTGACCAGCCGTCACTCATCGTCGAACTCTGCGACTGGGCGGAAACCGTCGGTCTGGACGTCGTCGCCGCGGGCAAGGGCAACCCCTACCTCGAGGAGAACCACCACGCGACGCCGGACGACATCTTCGACCGTATCGGCTTCGAGGAGGAGTTCGTCGAGCGGCAGAACCTCAACCCCCGAATGTACAACTCCTTCTTCGACGGTACCAAGGTTGCCGTCGAGATGTGCGCCGTCGCCAACGCAACGGGGCTGAAGCCGGACGTGCCGCGGATGCACCTCCCGACGGCGGAAATCCCGGAGATTCCGGAGAAACTCCGCCCGAAGACGGACGGCGGCATTCTCGAGTCGAGCGGCGTCGTCGACACGGTCAGTTCGCTCTATCCCGACGGGTCGGAAGTCGACGAGGACGTGAGCTTCGGCGTGTTCGTCGTGACGACGACGCCGGAGCCGCGCGTCCGGGAGTATCTCGACCAGTACGCCGGCACCGGCCTCTACACCGCCAGCGACGGCAAGTACCAGGTGTTCTACCGTCCGTTTCACCTGCCGGGGCTCGAGACGCCCGTCAGCGTCGCGAACGCGGCGCTCCGGAACGAACCCACCGGCACCCCCAGAGAGCGGGTGGGCGAGGTCGTCGGCGCGGCCAAGCGCCCCCTCGAACCGGGCGACGAACTCGACGGCGGCGGCGGGTACACGGTCTATGGGGTGCTCGTCGACGCCGACGACGCCGACGCCGAGAGGTACGTCCCCTTCGAGATACTCGACGGTGCCACGGTTACGAGCGAGGTGGGCTCCGACGAGATCGTCACCTACGATGACGTTGAGCTCGACGGAGACTCGTTCATCTACCACCTCCGGCAGGTACAGGACAGCACGCTGTAG
- a CDS encoding VOC family protein → MDSVGRPSRMTYEPHHYGVTVSDIDAAEEFYGERLGLPVADRLSFDDEAFGRFVGVPDADVDIVFFDAGGFQIEVLEYANSSRNANEGVSNDDVGAAHVCLTVDDLDAEYRRLSDDVDFVSPPQTLENGATVAYALDPDGNVVELLET, encoded by the coding sequence GTGGACTCGGTCGGAAGACCCTCCCGCATGACGTACGAGCCACACCACTACGGCGTGACAGTCTCGGACATCGACGCCGCCGAGGAGTTTTACGGCGAGCGACTGGGGTTGCCGGTCGCCGACCGCCTGTCGTTCGACGACGAGGCGTTCGGTCGGTTCGTGGGCGTCCCGGACGCCGATGTCGACATCGTCTTCTTCGACGCAGGCGGCTTCCAGATAGAGGTCCTCGAGTACGCGAACTCGTCGAGGAACGCCAACGAGGGCGTCTCGAACGACGATGTGGGTGCTGCCCACGTCTGCCTGACGGTCGACGACCTCGACGCCGAGTACCGGCGCCTCTCTGACGACGTCGACTTCGTCAGCCCTCCGCAGACTCTGGAGAACGGGGCGACGGTCGCCTACGCTCTCGACCCCGACGGCAACGTGGTCGAACTGCTGGAGACCTGA
- a CDS encoding thiamine pyrophosphate-dependent dehydrogenase E1 component subunit alpha, whose amino-acid sequence MLAADTLRELYREMYTIRYYNRRLREAYDDGEGIPSGIHGSMGQEAPAVGVCHLLGDDDWALASHRSPHVAIAKGSDVKGLVAEQLGKQGGICNGKAGEQHILDREANFVSGAIVAQHLPAATGIALANKKRGNDNVVVGFVGDGAANQGAFYECLNFASVHDLPVVFVIEDNRWGISTPKDHVTAVEDNSKRAVGQNMPGRRIEDNDVLTVREEAAEAIERARSGGGPTLLEIETYRLMGHFFEDPEDYRTPGEREEMEADDCMPKILNAVREAGVTAAEVADVESAVEAEVDEAIRYAVDQPTPDAAVATRGTFAETRRT is encoded by the coding sequence ATGTTAGCAGCCGATACGCTACGAGAGTTGTATCGAGAGATGTACACCATCCGTTACTACAACCGACGGTTGCGGGAGGCGTACGACGACGGTGAGGGCATCCCGTCCGGAATCCACGGCAGCATGGGGCAGGAGGCGCCCGCGGTCGGCGTCTGCCATCTGCTGGGCGACGACGACTGGGCGCTCGCCTCCCATCGCAGTCCGCACGTCGCGATCGCGAAGGGGAGCGACGTGAAGGGCCTGGTGGCCGAGCAACTCGGCAAGCAGGGCGGTATCTGCAACGGGAAGGCCGGCGAGCAGCACATCCTCGACCGGGAGGCGAACTTCGTCTCGGGTGCGATCGTCGCCCAGCACCTCCCGGCCGCGACGGGCATCGCCCTCGCCAACAAGAAACGGGGGAACGACAACGTGGTCGTCGGGTTCGTCGGCGACGGCGCTGCCAACCAGGGCGCGTTCTACGAGTGTCTGAACTTCGCGAGCGTCCACGACCTCCCCGTCGTGTTCGTTATCGAGGACAACAGGTGGGGGATAAGCACGCCCAAGGACCACGTGACCGCCGTCGAGGACAACTCCAAGCGGGCGGTGGGACAGAACATGCCCGGCAGGCGTATCGAGGACAACGACGTGCTGACCGTCCGCGAGGAGGCCGCAGAGGCCATCGAGCGCGCTCGGAGCGGCGGGGGGCCGACGCTCCTCGAGATAGAGACGTACCGCCTCATGGGCCACTTCTTTGAGGACCCGGAGGACTACCGGACGCCGGGGGAACGAGAGGAGATGGAGGCGGACGACTGCATGCCGAAGATCCTGAACGCCGTCCGCGAGGCGGGCGTCACCGCGGCTGAGGTCGCCGACGTCGAGTCCGCGGTCGAGGCCGAGGTCGACGAGGCGATACGGTACGCCGTCGACCAGCCGACACCGGACGCCGCGGTCGCGACGAGGGGGACGTTCGCGGAGACTCGGAGGACGTAA
- a CDS encoding SDR family oxidoreductase: MSDLLAGDVAVVTGGSSGNGRQISLTLAEHGADVVVADLREDPREGGTPTHERIGDEGGNARFVECDVTDVENLRGAVDVADEFGGVTVMVNNAGITHSSDFLETKEAEYEQLMDVNSKGVFFGAQAAARKMVDHGRGGSIVNISSISGLTGRGDGVRYCTSKGAVRLMTYALADALGRYDIRVNAVHPGLVETSMSADDLGVIGSDSAAAYERTTPLGRIGQPQDVADATLFLAGPRSSFVNGESLVVDGGVTNTWGGGWEE; the protein is encoded by the coding sequence ATGAGCGACTTGTTAGCTGGCGATGTCGCAGTCGTCACCGGCGGTTCGAGCGGTAACGGACGACAAATCTCGTTGACGTTGGCCGAACACGGCGCCGACGTCGTCGTCGCGGACCTCCGCGAGGACCCGCGGGAGGGCGGGACACCGACTCACGAACGCATCGGGGACGAGGGCGGAAACGCTCGGTTCGTCGAGTGCGACGTCACCGACGTCGAGAACCTCCGGGGCGCGGTCGACGTCGCCGACGAGTTCGGCGGCGTCACCGTCATGGTGAACAACGCGGGCATCACCCACAGCAGCGACTTCCTGGAGACGAAGGAGGCCGAGTACGAACAGTTGATGGACGTCAACTCGAAGGGCGTCTTCTTCGGCGCGCAGGCCGCCGCGCGCAAGATGGTCGACCACGGCCGCGGCGGATCCATCGTCAACATCTCGAGCATCTCAGGGCTCACCGGCCGCGGCGACGGCGTCCGGTACTGCACCTCCAAGGGTGCCGTTCGGCTGATGACCTACGCGCTGGCCGACGCCCTCGGGCGGTACGACATCCGCGTGAACGCCGTCCACCCGGGACTCGTCGAGACGAGCATGAGCGCCGACGATCTCGGGGTCATCGGGAGCGACTCCGCCGCCGCCTACGAGCGGACGACGCCGCTGGGTCGAATCGGTCAGCCCCAGGACGTCGCAGACGCGACACTCTTTCTCGCCGGGCCGCGGTCGAGTTTCGTCAACGGCGAGTCGCTCGTCGTCGACGGCGGCGTGACCAACACCTGGGGCGGCGGCTGGGAGGAGTGA
- a CDS encoding homing endonuclease associated repeat-containing protein, whose amino-acid sequence MALTTLDLFIDLKRLEDDLGRLPRANDVIRDGAHSVNTYYKRFDGNWRYVETAYREWCETGRLPADAQ is encoded by the coding sequence ATGGCTCTGACGACGCTCGACCTGTTCATCGATCTCAAGCGCCTCGAAGACGACCTCGGCCGGCTCCCCCGCGCCAACGACGTGATTCGCGACGGTGCCCACAGCGTCAACACCTACTACAAGCGCTTCGATGGCAATTGGCGCTACGTCGAAACCGCCTATCGAGAGTGGTGCGAGACGGGCCGGTTGCCCGCTGACGCACAGTAA
- a CDS encoding PadR family transcriptional regulator yields MFDLTGFQRDLLYVIAGFDQPSGQEIKTELEAQIDREITHGRLYPNLDTLVNQGYVEKGQLDRRTNWYALSEKGREALAARHEWEDSYLPFETATPT; encoded by the coding sequence CTGTTTGACCTCACTGGGTTCCAGCGTGACTTGCTGTACGTGATTGCGGGCTTCGACCAGCCCTCTGGCCAGGAGATCAAAACCGAGCTGGAAGCGCAGATCGACCGCGAGATCACCCACGGCCGCTTGTACCCCAATCTCGATACGCTCGTCAATCAGGGCTACGTCGAGAAAGGCCAGCTCGATCGGCGCACCAACTGGTATGCGCTCTCTGAAAAAGGCCGGGAAGCCCTTGCTGCACGCCACGAGTGGGAAGACTCCTATCTCCCGTTTGAAACGGCCACCCCGACATAA
- a CDS encoding PadR family transcriptional regulator yields MYDLTGFQRDLLYVITGLGEPHGLAIKADLEDYYETEIHHGRLYPNLDVLVEKGLVEKSEKDRRTNEYSVTRRGRRELADRADWIAQYVDDGALHSV; encoded by the coding sequence ATGTACGACCTGACCGGCTTTCAACGCGATCTGTTGTACGTCATCACCGGCCTCGGCGAGCCACACGGTCTCGCCATCAAAGCCGACCTCGAAGACTACTACGAAACCGAAATCCATCACGGGCGATTGTATCCCAACCTCGACGTGCTCGTCGAGAAAGGCCTCGTCGAGAAGTCCGAAAAAGACCGCCGCACCAACGAATATTCGGTGACCCGGCGGGGCCGGCGCGAACTCGCGGATCGTGCCGACTGGATCGCCCAGTACGTCGATGACGGTGCGTTACACTCCGTCTGA
- a CDS encoding alpha-ketoacid dehydrogenase subunit beta codes for MARERRTRMSPAVVSGLRDEMAMDDDVFVMGEDVGEFGGIFDSTEGLYEEFGGDRVMDTPISETCFIGAGLGAAMAGLRPVVELMYVDFAGVAMDQIYNEMAKTHYMSDGSHPVPMVLMTSVGMTPYQDPTHTQTLYGTFSHLPGMKVVVPSSPYDAKGLMHSSVRDDNPVVYMFHKQLMLGMFDFAEEIGTDVPDEPYEVPIGEADVKREGTDVTIATLGLHVHRALEAAARLGEAGVDAEVLDLRTLVPLDDEAVIESVQKTGRLLVVDEDYRSFGLSGELVARVTESEPEALEAVARLTPPDVPIPYSPSLKEVVVPNVDDIVGEAEGLVE; via the coding sequence ATGGCACGTGAACGACGCACGAGGATGAGCCCGGCCGTCGTGTCGGGACTCCGTGACGAGATGGCGATGGACGACGACGTGTTCGTCATGGGAGAGGACGTCGGCGAGTTCGGCGGGATATTCGACAGCACCGAGGGCCTCTACGAGGAGTTCGGCGGTGACCGCGTGATGGACACGCCCATCAGCGAGACGTGCTTCATCGGGGCCGGCCTCGGGGCCGCGATGGCCGGTCTCCGACCGGTCGTCGAACTGATGTACGTGGACTTCGCCGGGGTGGCGATGGACCAGATCTACAACGAGATGGCGAAGACCCACTACATGAGCGACGGGTCCCACCCCGTCCCGATGGTGCTGATGACCTCCGTCGGGATGACGCCGTACCAGGACCCGACGCACACCCAGACGCTGTACGGCACGTTCTCCCACCTGCCGGGCATGAAGGTGGTCGTCCCGAGTTCGCCGTACGACGCCAAGGGGTTGATGCACAGTTCGGTCCGCGACGACAACCCGGTCGTCTACATGTTCCACAAGCAGTTGATGCTCGGGATGTTCGACTTCGCCGAGGAGATCGGGACGGACGTCCCCGACGAGCCGTACGAGGTCCCCATCGGCGAGGCCGACGTCAAGCGCGAGGGGACCGACGTCACGATAGCCACTCTCGGACTCCACGTCCACCGCGCACTCGAGGCCGCGGCGCGACTCGGCGAGGCCGGCGTCGACGCCGAGGTGCTCGACCTGCGGACGCTGGTGCCGCTGGACGACGAGGCCGTCATCGAGTCGGTCCAGAAGACGGGTCGCCTGCTCGTCGTCGACGAGGACTACCGGTCGTTCGGACTGTCGGGCGAACTCGTCGCCCGCGTCACCGAGTCGGAACCGGAGGCGCTGGAGGCGGTGGCGCGCCTCACGCCCCCGGACGTTCCGATCCCGTATTCCCCGTCCCTGAAGGAAGTGGTCGTCCCGAACGTCGACGACATCGTCGGCGAGGCCGAAGGGCTGGTCGAGTGA
- a CDS encoding peroxiredoxin, which translates to MPLEPGDPAPQVSAPNQHGTQLTVAFDEPTVVYFYPADDTPGCTTEATEFTKEQGTYRDAGVSVYGVSADDVDSHAAFVERHDIGFDLLADPDGEIAAAFDVERRASGETERTTFVVVDGEVYAVYTDVTPKGHAREVLGDLLDDGMVDLE; encoded by the coding sequence ATGCCACTCGAGCCAGGCGATCCCGCGCCGCAGGTCTCGGCACCCAATCAGCACGGCACGCAACTCACCGTGGCGTTCGACGAGCCGACGGTCGTCTACTTCTATCCCGCGGACGACACGCCGGGATGTACGACGGAGGCGACGGAGTTTACGAAGGAACAGGGGACGTATCGCGATGCAGGAGTCTCGGTCTACGGAGTGTCGGCCGACGATGTCGATTCGCACGCTGCGTTCGTCGAGCGCCACGACATTGGCTTCGACCTACTCGCAGACCCAGATGGCGAAATCGCGGCGGCGTTCGATGTCGAACGGCGAGCGAGTGGCGAGACCGAGCGGACGACGTTCGTCGTCGTTGACGGAGAGGTCTATGCTGTCTACACGGACGTTACGCCGAAGGGCCACGCTCGCGAGGTCCTCGGTGACCTGCTCGACGATGGAATGGTCGACCTCGAGTGA
- a CDS encoding DMT family transporter, whose product MTTRARQLGLFVLAGILFGGTFVAVRAGLAYFPPLTFVALRFDIAGALLLAYVILARDDWRPRTRRDITAILITGIPALGLSNALLFVGQQYTTSAVAAIVFSLAPVLTPLFAVALLSDESLSLRGAGGLLVGLCGVGLVVQPQPTRLLAGGATGQLILLCGAVSVALGSVLIRRADATLPSVVVTAWALPLGGVTLHLASLAAGESLGAVQWTPGAIVALGYVSVFAGAIAYTAYFELLAEAGAIQTNLINYFIPVVTTVLGWALLDETITLATIAGFLVIFAGFALLKARTLTQHLHH is encoded by the coding sequence GTGACCACGCGCGCTCGCCAGCTCGGATTATTCGTTCTCGCTGGGATCCTCTTCGGAGGCACGTTCGTCGCCGTTCGCGCAGGCCTCGCCTACTTCCCACCGCTCACATTTGTGGCCCTCCGCTTCGATATCGCGGGCGCACTCCTCCTCGCGTACGTCATCCTCGCTCGTGATGACTGGCGCCCGCGGACTCGCCGTGACATCACAGCAATCCTCATCACCGGGATTCCCGCCCTCGGCCTGAGCAACGCACTGTTGTTCGTCGGGCAGCAGTACACCACGAGTGCAGTGGCGGCGATCGTCTTCAGTCTCGCCCCTGTCCTGACACCCCTCTTCGCCGTCGCATTGCTGAGCGACGAATCGCTCTCGCTCCGTGGCGCTGGCGGCCTTCTTGTAGGCCTCTGCGGCGTCGGCCTCGTCGTCCAGCCCCAGCCAACCCGCCTACTCGCTGGCGGCGCGACTGGCCAGCTCATCTTGCTCTGTGGAGCGGTGAGCGTCGCCCTCGGTTCGGTCCTCATCCGGCGTGCCGACGCCACCCTCCCGAGCGTCGTGGTCACCGCCTGGGCCCTCCCGCTCGGCGGCGTCACGTTGCATCTCGCGAGTCTCGCTGCCGGGGAATCGCTCGGGGCTGTCCAGTGGACGCCTGGCGCCATCGTCGCCCTTGGCTACGTGAGCGTATTTGCTGGCGCGATTGCCTACACCGCGTACTTCGAGTTACTCGCTGAGGCGGGAGCGATCCAGACGAATCTCATCAACTACTTCATTCCCGTGGTAACGACGGTCCTTGGCTGGGCGCTGCTCGACGAGACGATCACCCTCGCGACCATCGCTGGCTTCCTCGTCATCTTCGCCGGATTCGCACTGCTGAAGGCTCGAACGCTCACACAGCATTTGCATCACTGA
- a CDS encoding zinc-binding dehydrogenase, producing MRGLVKASRSRGAMELVKRERPEPAADEALVEVDYAGLCGSDAGIYEFESAFERMDLPTVIGHEYAGRVVEVGSNVQNYAVGDRVVERPIRGCGACYQCRVGESNVCQNAVITGVDHDGAYEQFLTVPADALHPVPDDVPQKHAAMVEPTSIAARAVIQNSRVEPGDRVLVEGPGPIGLLTAQIARVQGGTVAVSGVGQDTKCRLPLARELGFETINVADDDMEARRRDLTDSVGYDAVFDTTGHPSGLTTAVDEVRKGGQIVLVGQTGETTMPYSPLVRAEIDLQCSYASMYEDFERSLRLIRSGDVDARTFIDDRFSLLDPDEAFEAFIAGETVKPVFDVSELHE from the coding sequence ATGAGGGGATTAGTCAAGGCTAGTCGCAGCCGGGGCGCTATGGAACTTGTCAAGCGTGAACGACCGGAACCTGCGGCCGACGAAGCGCTCGTCGAGGTCGACTACGCTGGACTCTGTGGCAGTGATGCGGGTATCTACGAGTTCGAGTCCGCGTTCGAGCGGATGGACCTCCCGACCGTCATCGGCCACGAGTACGCGGGCCGCGTCGTCGAAGTGGGCTCGAACGTACAGAACTACGCAGTGGGCGACCGCGTCGTCGAACGACCGATCCGTGGCTGTGGCGCCTGCTACCAGTGTCGAGTCGGCGAGTCGAACGTCTGCCAGAACGCCGTCATCACGGGTGTCGACCACGATGGCGCATACGAACAGTTCCTCACGGTCCCGGCGGACGCCCTCCACCCCGTCCCCGACGACGTCCCTCAGAAACACGCCGCCATGGTGGAACCTACGAGCATCGCGGCACGCGCCGTCATCCAGAACTCGCGAGTCGAGCCAGGCGACCGAGTCCTGGTCGAAGGCCCCGGTCCGATCGGGCTTCTAACTGCCCAGATCGCTCGCGTGCAGGGCGGAACCGTCGCCGTATCCGGCGTCGGCCAGGACACGAAGTGCCGCCTCCCGCTCGCCCGCGAACTCGGTTTCGAGACCATCAACGTCGCCGATGACGACATGGAGGCACGGCGGAGGGACTTGACCGATAGCGTGGGCTACGACGCCGTGTTCGACACTACCGGTCACCCCTCGGGGCTCACGACCGCCGTGGACGAGGTTCGGAAGGGCGGCCAGATCGTGCTCGTCGGACAGACCGGCGAGACCACGATGCCGTACTCGCCGCTCGTTCGCGCGGAGATCGACCTACAGTGCTCGTACGCGTCGATGTACGAGGATTTCGAGCGGTCCCTCCGCTTGATTCGGTCCGGCGACGTCGACGCACGGACGTTCATCGACGACCGGTTCTCGCTGCTCGACCCCGACGAAGCGTTCGAGGCGTTCATCGCCGGGGAGACGGTGAAGCCAGTCTTCGACGTCTCCGAACTTCACGAGTAA
- a CDS encoding isocitrate lyase/phosphoenolpyruvate mutase family protein, which translates to MSRRQFGELVEDDSVLVCPGVHDPLTARAAATADPEAIYVTGYGTSLSVTGYPDVGLTTMSGTVTNANNVCESVDDSVIYEAGDGFIVKALAGSDGKVGDFFAGLKEMLGDPRSDKHGAADDYRRRGYSVLSCTCRRW; encoded by the coding sequence ATGTCACGACGACAGTTCGGTGAACTCGTCGAAGACGATAGCGTCCTCGTCTGTCCGGGGGTCCACGACCCCCTGACGGCGCGCGCCGCGGCGACCGCCGACCCCGAGGCGATATACGTGACGGGGTACGGGACGTCGCTGTCGGTCACCGGCTACCCCGACGTTGGATTGACGACGATGTCGGGGACAGTCACCAACGCGAATAACGTCTGCGAGAGCGTCGACGATTCTGTCATCTACGAGGCCGGCGACGGCTTCATCGTCAAGGCACTTGCAGGGAGCGACGGCAAGGTAGGCGACTTCTTCGCCGGCCTCAAGGAGATGCTCGGCGATCCACGTTCCGACAAACACGGTGCCGCCGATGATTACCGTCGTCGCGGCTACAGCGTGCTGTCCTGTACCTGCCGGAGGTGGTAG
- a CDS encoding isocitrate lyase/PEP mutase family protein has product MSAGATFRQLLASEELLVCPDAHDPLTARIVDMADFDAIHMTGFGTSLARSGYADVGLTTLTEVLDNARKFATQVDVPVFCDADDGYGDVRNVIRTVEEFVHTGVAGIHLEDQATPKRGIISGHEVVSEDRFLSKVEAACDVRDEHDEDFVVVARSDAPGAENATLDDAIARLNGAVDLGADAAFVIGQSTEEEVIRVGEEIDAPLVYDWNGYHPRLNPETLTEYGYDVAIVSMLATRATMIGVYRRAKQLEEGLDVTFEMMDEIEDLDRSWVEFAGFSKVLEWEEAYGQIDVTDVEMDG; this is encoded by the coding sequence ATGTCCGCCGGAGCAACCTTCAGACAGCTATTGGCGAGCGAGGAGTTGCTCGTGTGCCCGGATGCACACGACCCGCTGACCGCTCGCATCGTCGACATGGCCGACTTCGACGCCATCCACATGACCGGGTTCGGGACGTCCCTGGCCCGGTCGGGCTACGCCGACGTCGGTCTCACGACCCTGACCGAGGTACTCGACAACGCGCGGAAGTTCGCCACTCAGGTCGACGTGCCGGTCTTCTGTGACGCCGACGACGGCTATGGAGACGTCAGGAACGTGATTCGAACCGTCGAGGAGTTCGTCCACACCGGTGTCGCCGGGATTCACCTCGAGGACCAGGCGACGCCCAAGCGCGGAATCATCTCGGGGCACGAGGTCGTCTCGGAGGACCGATTCCTCTCGAAGGTCGAAGCGGCGTGTGACGTCCGAGACGAACACGACGAGGACTTCGTCGTCGTAGCCCGGAGCGACGCACCCGGCGCCGAGAACGCCACCCTCGACGACGCAATAGCACGACTGAACGGAGCCGTCGATCTCGGCGCGGACGCGGCGTTCGTCATCGGCCAGTCCACCGAGGAGGAAGTCATCCGCGTCGGCGAGGAAATCGATGCCCCGCTGGTGTACGACTGGAACGGCTACCACCCCCGCCTGAACCCCGAGACGCTCACCGAGTACGGCTACGACGTCGCCATCGTCTCGATGCTCGCGACCCGCGCGACCATGATCGGCGTGTACAGGCGGGCGAAGCAACTCGAGGAGGGACTCGACGTGACCTTCGAGATGATGGACGAGATCGAGGACCTCGACCGCTCGTGGGTGGAGTTCGCCGGCTTCTCGAAGGTGCTCGAGTGGGAGGAGGCATACGGTCAGATCGACGTGACCGACGTCGAGATGGACGGCTAA
- a CDS encoding ABC transporter substrate-binding protein, which yields MAGCASDQPTTSDGGGSEKVTVNFWSFLAAENAKAGEHFEQSLKNFESMNPNIGVNMQAISGGQMRNKLPSAVSAGNAPDLAEGGIAGLEFFLDGTLADHGSYVEGGDFLDGFTQANRDSMTYQGEYWSGGGNRHLVSMLAVRPKLFKDVGVDDPAQLETWTGYRRALEKMTQKHPQVYAYEATGAPNDLESYWGEARTAYSGGEDPWFDSKAWENPTDSLKVGQAGRTDGMIKNIIDMANAYSSEKAATRSDEQVPPLLLTDQAASFTYGLGNPVRYRSVEQDVTFGWDGDIWQGPIPKLDANYGQEFGIDELAGKEGAHGGHLWAIQMMKQAFGQDHNKPEQAFKLMTYLNTSADHNLTLLAEDYPALAAYKPLNQKLLSQYGDSMPQIQKVMYDLPKQYGSQYNSAGANWDLRETSQIRWTDLNQTISEGIAGQHSPSGTVEAIKNRITKTLSK from the coding sequence TTGGCGGGATGTGCGAGCGATCAACCGACGACGAGCGACGGCGGCGGCAGTGAGAAGGTCACCGTCAACTTCTGGTCGTTCCTGGCTGCGGAGAACGCCAAGGCGGGGGAGCACTTCGAGCAGTCCCTGAAGAACTTCGAGTCGATGAACCCGAATATCGGCGTCAACATGCAGGCCATCTCGGGCGGGCAGATGCGGAATAAACTCCCGTCGGCGGTGTCGGCCGGCAACGCCCCGGACCTCGCTGAGGGCGGCATCGCCGGCCTCGAGTTCTTCCTCGACGGCACGCTAGCCGACCACGGGTCGTACGTCGAGGGCGGCGACTTCCTGGACGGCTTCACACAGGCCAACCGCGACTCGATGACCTACCAGGGCGAGTACTGGAGCGGCGGCGGCAACCGGCACCTCGTCTCGATGCTCGCGGTTCGCCCGAAACTGTTCAAGGATGTCGGCGTCGACGATCCAGCCCAACTGGAGACGTGGACGGGCTACCGCCGCGCGCTCGAGAAAATGACGCAGAAGCACCCCCAGGTCTACGCCTACGAGGCGACGGGTGCGCCGAACGACCTGGAGTCGTACTGGGGTGAGGCCCGAACGGCCTACTCCGGCGGCGAGGACCCGTGGTTCGACTCGAAGGCCTGGGAGAACCCGACGGACTCGCTGAAGGTCGGGCAGGCCGGCCGGACTGACGGGATGATAAAGAACATCATCGATATGGCGAACGCGTACTCGAGCGAGAAGGCCGCAACCCGGAGCGACGAGCAGGTGCCGCCGCTCCTCCTGACCGACCAGGCCGCCTCGTTCACGTACGGCCTCGGCAACCCGGTCCGGTACCGGTCCGTCGAGCAAGACGTCACGTTCGGCTGGGACGGCGACATCTGGCAGGGGCCGATTCCGAAGCTCGACGCCAATTACGGCCAGGAGTTCGGCATCGACGAACTCGCGGGCAAGGAAGGTGCCCACGGCGGGCACCTGTGGGCGATCCAGATGATGAAGCAGGCGTTCGGACAGGACCACAACAAGCCGGAGCAGGCGTTCAAACTGATGACGTATCTGAACACCAGCGCCGACCACAACCTCACGCTCCTCGCCGAGGACTACCCGGCGCTGGCGGCCTACAAGCCGCTGAACCAGAAACTGCTCTCGCAGTACGGCGACTCGATGCCGCAGATTCAGAAGGTGATGTACGACCTGCCCAAGCAGTACGGTTCGCAGTACAACAGCGCGGGGGCGAACTGGGACCTCAGGGAGACCAGTCAGATCCGGTGGACCGACCTCAACCAGACCATCAGCGAGGGAATCGCCGGCCAGCACTCGCCCTCGGGGACGGTGGAGGCCATCAAGAACCGGATCACGAAGACCCTGTCCAAGTAG